Below is a genomic region from Leptolyngbya sp. 'hensonii'.
TGGCTGCGCATCCATTCAATCCCGATCGAGCCACATCCTGCCCCCACATCCCACAGGAGCTGACCCGGCAGGGGAGCCAGAGCTGCCAGGGTCATCGCCCGCACTTCTCGCTTGGTCAGTTGACCGTCATGGTGATAGGCCGTATCGGGCAGGCCGGCCAGTCGGGGCAGGGGAACCACACCTGGATCGGCAACACAGTTGACTGCGATCGTATTCAGGTCTGCCAGGTCAGTTCTGGCCCAGGTTTTTGCCTGTCCTGCCAGGATGCGCTCCTGATGCCCACCCATATGTTCCAGCACCGTCATGGGACTGTGGCCAAACCCCCGGCGGGTCAACAGATCAGCAACAATCGGGGGCGTTTGCCGTCCCCCACTCAGGATCAGCAACCGGGCACCTGCATAAATGAACGGCTGCAGCAGAGCCGGGTCACGGCCATTCAGGCTGAGGGTTTCTACGTCCGGAAGGGACCAGCCCAGTCGGGCACAGGCGAGACTGAAGGCTGAGGGGGCAGGCACAATCGTCATTTCTGAGGCGGGCACATAGCGCAATAGGGTCGTGCCGATGCCGTAGCAGAGGGGATCACCACTGGCCAGGATGCAGATGGCACGCCCTCGCTGGTGCACGATCGTCTCCACTGTCTCCACCAGGGGGGAAGCCCAGGGCAATCGCTCCTGCCGATCGTTGGGTGGGAGCAGGGCCAGATGACGGTTGCCCCCAACCAGGAGTTCTGACTGCTCCAGTAGGGACCGAGCCACCGGATTCAGTCCGGCCAAGCCATCCTCGCCGATGCCAATGATGGACAACCACTTGTGCATTGAATTCTCTTCCATAACCCTTACTTTTAAGAAAATCAGGCCGCGCCAGGAACAATCTGCGGCTTATGTTAAACTTCATAAGCCTGGGTTGGGAAAGTCCGGTGAAAGTCCGGCACTGTGCCGCAACTGTAATTTGAATTCAAAATTAAGCATTCAAAATTAAAACTTGAATCGGTGAGTTGAATTTTGAATTTTGAATTGATCAAGTCAGAATGCCAGTCCTGGTCACTCAAGTCCACTATGCCCTGCGTTGCACGGGGAAGAGGAAGCCATTGTTGCATGAATCGTCGTCTCAATCCTCTGTTTCGGCCTGCCCTGGCTTGTTTTATCACACACCTGCTCTGGATGGAACGCTCCTGCGAGTTCGAATTCCAGGCGGGCTTCTGAATAGTCTGCAGAGTCAGGTGCTGGCTGACCTAGCTACAGATTATGGGGATGGGCATCTCTATGTCACCAATCGGGCCAACCTGCAGATTCGGGCTGTTGAAACCAGGTTGCCTCCTGATCGGTTGCAGG
It encodes:
- the cbiE gene encoding precorrin-6y C5,15-methyltransferase (decarboxylating) subunit CbiE; the encoded protein is MHKWLSIIGIGEDGLAGLNPVARSLLEQSELLVGGNRHLALLPPNDRQERLPWASPLVETVETIVHQRGRAICILASGDPLCYGIGTTLLRYVPASEMTIVPAPSAFSLACARLGWSLPDVETLSLNGRDPALLQPFIYAGARLLILSGGRQTPPIVADLLTRRGFGHSPMTVLEHMGGHQERILAGQAKTWARTDLADLNTIAVNCVADPGVVPLPRLAGLPDTAYHHDGQLTKREVRAMTLAALAPLPGQLLWDVGAGCGSIGIEWMRSHPRCRAIAIEPNTSRLRHIADNATALGVPNLQTIAGKAPLALQDLPTPDAIFIGGGASAAGVLEQCWQALPPGGRLVVNAVTVETEQKLFQWQTQVGGTLSRIAIQRAEPVGGFLGWRAMAPITQWIVAK